One Terriglobales bacterium genomic region harbors:
- a CDS encoding thioredoxin domain-containing protein encodes MKAVLVSMLKRALLLVAVLCLGCAAQSNNTPEVNRRIEQQVRNSAEMSPGAKIEVGERKASDFGGWDLVTVTVTDQGAPRTYTFLLSKDGNTLVHYTKFDISTAPNARTMARIDLTGRPVRGNKDAKVTIAIYDDFQCPYCARMYSTLFNEVMKTYGDKVKVIYKDYPLYEIHPWAVRAAINANCLLEQSNDAWWQFSDEVHTRQAEIGKQESAPEPKEAPPAKAAAEGKGKLRGYGLDKLATDIAAKNKLDASKLRACMETRSTDKVRASLEEGRALGVSATPTLFVNGEKLEGAYTYEEVAAVLDRALLAAGVQPPAPAKAASNGQK; translated from the coding sequence ATGAAGGCGGTCCTGGTGTCCATGCTGAAGCGAGCATTGCTGTTGGTGGCGGTCCTGTGCCTGGGGTGCGCGGCGCAGAGCAACAACACGCCCGAAGTGAACCGGCGCATCGAGCAGCAGGTGCGGAACTCGGCGGAGATGTCCCCGGGCGCGAAGATCGAGGTCGGCGAGCGCAAGGCCAGTGACTTCGGCGGCTGGGACCTCGTCACCGTCACCGTGACCGACCAGGGCGCGCCTCGCACCTACACCTTCCTGCTCTCCAAGGACGGCAACACGCTGGTGCACTACACCAAGTTCGACATCTCGACCGCGCCCAACGCGCGCACGATGGCCAGGATTGACCTCACCGGGCGGCCGGTCCGCGGCAACAAGGACGCCAAGGTCACCATCGCCATCTATGACGACTTCCAGTGCCCCTACTGCGCGCGCATGTATTCCACCCTCTTCAATGAGGTGATGAAGACCTACGGCGACAAGGTGAAGGTCATCTACAAGGACTACCCGCTCTACGAGATCCATCCCTGGGCGGTGCGCGCCGCCATCAACGCCAACTGCCTGCTCGAGCAGTCCAACGACGCCTGGTGGCAGTTCAGCGACGAGGTCCACACCAGGCAGGCCGAGATCGGGAAGCAGGAGAGTGCGCCCGAGCCCAAGGAGGCTCCGCCGGCCAAGGCGGCCGCGGAAGGCAAGGGCAAGCTCCGCGGCTACGGGCTCGACAAGCTCGCCACCGACATCGCCGCGAAGAACAAGCTCGATGCCAGCAAGCTGCGCGCGTGCATGGAGACGCGCTCCACCGACAAGGTGCGCGCCTCCCTCGAGGAAGGGCGTGCGCTGGGGGTGAGCGCCACCCCCACACTCTTCGTCAACGGCGAGAAACTCGAGGGCGCCTACACCTACGAGGAGGTCGCCGCCGTGCTGGACCGCGCCCTGCTCGCCGCCGGGGTGCAGCCGCCCGCCCCCGCCAAGGCGGCCTCCAACGGCCAGAAGTAA
- a CDS encoding SurA N-terminal domain-containing protein, protein MNANAPFFGSRILRAAGIVALGVFLGISGCGRKDTPGDVMAEVNGKKIPRSEVDKWYKRQVGQVSEQQKPSTEQEASLRLNILDVLIHRQIELQRAEKLGLVTTDDEVEAKLNEMKSSYTEEQFQEELKKQGQALDDLKRDIRDNLTIQKLLNKEVNSKITISDADLTNYYNSHKAEFNRVEPGYDIAQIIVYTQAMPGASKPATDLDPRRRIQTIYNRLQSGEDFSSVAARYSEHADTASSGGRMGIIPESGVRQMDAATRDALLKMKPGDMTGIIAVINPASGQPAGYRIVKLLGKEPAGQRDLNDPRVQQFIREQLKTRREQLLTAAYRETLRNDAKVENYYAEQILKNTAASK, encoded by the coding sequence TTGAACGCGAACGCGCCCTTCTTCGGCAGCCGCATCCTGCGGGCGGCCGGCATCGTGGCTCTTGGGGTCTTCCTCGGCATCTCCGGCTGCGGCCGCAAGGACACGCCCGGCGACGTCATGGCCGAGGTCAACGGCAAGAAGATCCCGCGCTCGGAAGTGGACAAGTGGTACAAGCGCCAGGTCGGCCAGGTGAGCGAGCAGCAGAAGCCCTCCACCGAGCAGGAAGCCAGCCTCCGCCTCAACATCCTCGACGTCCTCATCCACCGCCAGATCGAGCTGCAGCGCGCCGAGAAGCTCGGCCTGGTCACCACCGACGATGAGGTCGAAGCCAAGCTCAACGAGATGAAGTCCAGCTACACCGAGGAGCAGTTCCAGGAAGAGCTGAAGAAGCAGGGCCAGGCCCTCGACGACCTCAAGCGCGACATCCGCGACAACCTGACCATCCAGAAGCTGCTCAACAAGGAGGTCAACTCCAAGATCACCATCAGCGACGCCGACCTCACCAACTACTACAACTCGCACAAGGCGGAGTTCAACCGGGTGGAGCCCGGCTACGACATCGCCCAGATCATCGTGTACACGCAGGCCATGCCGGGCGCGAGCAAGCCGGCCACCGACCTCGACCCGCGCCGCCGCATCCAGACCATCTACAACCGCCTCCAGAGCGGCGAGGACTTCAGCAGCGTCGCCGCGCGCTACTCCGAGCACGCCGACACCGCCAGCTCGGGCGGCCGCATGGGCATCATCCCGGAATCGGGCGTCCGCCAGATGGACGCCGCCACCCGTGACGCCCTGCTCAAGATGAAGCCCGGCGACATGACCGGCATCATCGCCGTCATCAATCCCGCCAGCGGGCAGCCCGCCGGCTATCGCATCGTGAAGTTGCTGGGTAAGGAACCCGCCGGCCAGCGCGACCTGAACGACCCCCGCGTGCAGCAGTTCATCCGCGAGCAGCTCAAGACCCGGCGCGAGCAGCTGCTCACCGCCGCCTACCGCGAAACGCTTCGCAACGACGCCAAGGTCGAGAATTACTACGCCGAACAGATCCTCAAGAATACGGCGGCGAGTAAGTAA
- a CDS encoding four helix bundle protein produces the protein MKDFRQLTVWEKAHQTVLDRYRVSARFPADERFGLTSQIRRCSVSIAANIAEGCGRESDGDFQRFLQNAMGSARELDYELLLARDLEYLPRADHSRLHSATQEIQRMLGSLIRKVAADRAHGAASNR, from the coding sequence ATGAAGGATTTCCGGCAATTGACGGTGTGGGAGAAGGCACACCAGACGGTCCTCGATCGCTATCGAGTCAGCGCACGGTTCCCGGCAGACGAGAGGTTTGGACTCACCAGTCAGATCCGGCGGTGCAGCGTCTCCATCGCTGCCAATATTGCGGAAGGATGCGGGCGGGAAAGCGACGGCGATTTCCAGCGGTTCCTGCAGAACGCGATGGGTTCGGCTCGCGAACTGGATTACGAGCTGCTCCTCGCCCGCGATTTGGAGTACCTGCCGAGGGCGGACCACTCCCGGCTTCACAGCGCGACGCAGGAGATTCAGAGAATGCTCGGCAGCCTGATCCGGAAGGTGGCGGCCGACAGGGCGCATGGCGCCGCAAGCAACCGCTAA
- a CDS encoding biotin/lipoyl-containing protein, whose translation MTYDVIIDGRTHRVELERGRDGMQVKVDGKAMTVDAVIAERDVMSLLIEGRSYDIKRETTAASEHMVVRGITFTSEVRDPRALGSRRAAAAASDTGPKKLVSPMPGKVVRILAPAGTAVEAGQGVVVVEAMKMQNEIKSPKAGVVQNVAVTEGMAVNAGDVLATVG comes from the coding sequence ATGACCTACGACGTGATCATCGATGGCCGGACGCACCGCGTGGAGCTGGAGCGCGGTCGCGACGGCATGCAGGTGAAGGTCGACGGCAAGGCGATGACGGTGGACGCGGTGATCGCGGAGCGCGACGTGATGTCGCTGCTGATCGAGGGGCGCAGCTACGACATCAAGCGCGAGACCACCGCGGCCAGCGAACACATGGTGGTGCGCGGCATCACCTTCACCTCCGAGGTGCGCGACCCGCGCGCGCTAGGGTCGCGCCGGGCGGCCGCCGCCGCGAGCGACACCGGGCCGAAGAAGCTGGTGTCGCCCATGCCGGGGAAGGTGGTGCGCATCCTCGCGCCCGCCGGGACGGCGGTGGAGGCCGGGCAGGGCGTGGTGGTGGTGGAAGCGATGAAGATGCAGAACGAGATCAAATCGCCGAAGGCGGGAGTGGTGCAGAACGTCGCCGTGACGGAGGGTATGGCCGTCAACGCGGGCGATGTGCTGGCGACGGTGGGATGA